The proteins below come from a single Chitinophaga pinensis DSM 2588 genomic window:
- a CDS encoding amino acid permease, protein MGKLFVKKPISLLLAEASESEKGLKRTLGAGSLIALGIGAIIGAGLFVRTAAAAGQHAGPAVTISFIIAAIGCALAGLCYAEFASMIPIAGSAYTYSYATMGEFIAWIIGWDLVLEYALGAATVAIGWSQYLNKLLEKVFGPGFAIPYEWSHSPFEISDAGVHGIMNIPAVFILLLLSLLLIRGIEGSAIVNNIIVITKVAIVILLIILGWQFINPANHTPFTIPADAGSVTMHNGKVVNYADFWFHGIPGVLRGAGVVFFAFIGFDAVSTAAQETKNPKRNMPVGILASLAICTVLYILFSYVLTGIAPYQDFLKQGGEASVAYAIDTYMPGYQWLSTFVTVAILAGFSSVILVMLLGQTRVFYSMSNDGLVPKVFSNLHPKFRTPYRSQLLFFVFVSLFAAFVPDSVVGDMTSIGTLFAFVLVCLGVIVMRKTNPDLPRAFKTPAVPFIPILGAIFCLTMIVSLGIENWARLIVWLLIGFAIYFGYSVKNSKARKMNQK, encoded by the coding sequence ATGGGCAAACTTTTTGTAAAAAAGCCAATCTCCCTGTTATTAGCTGAAGCGTCCGAATCTGAGAAAGGTCTCAAACGTACATTAGGTGCGGGATCGCTTATAGCTTTAGGTATAGGCGCTATCATCGGTGCCGGGCTTTTTGTAAGAACAGCGGCTGCTGCGGGACAGCACGCAGGTCCGGCTGTTACTATTTCTTTCATTATCGCTGCTATTGGTTGTGCCCTGGCAGGTCTCTGTTACGCTGAGTTTGCCTCAATGATCCCTATCGCCGGTAGTGCTTACACCTACTCTTACGCTACAATGGGTGAATTTATTGCGTGGATCATTGGATGGGATCTTGTGCTGGAATATGCACTTGGCGCCGCTACTGTGGCTATCGGTTGGTCTCAGTACCTCAACAAGTTGCTTGAAAAGGTATTCGGGCCCGGGTTCGCCATACCTTATGAGTGGTCTCACAGTCCTTTCGAAATTTCCGATGCAGGCGTTCACGGTATCATGAACATACCTGCGGTATTTATATTATTGCTCCTGTCTCTGTTACTGATCCGTGGTATCGAAGGTTCTGCAATTGTTAATAACATCATCGTTATTACCAAAGTAGCTATCGTAATCCTGCTGATCATCCTGGGATGGCAGTTTATCAACCCGGCTAACCACACGCCGTTCACTATTCCTGCTGATGCTGGTTCTGTAACTATGCACAATGGTAAAGTGGTGAACTATGCCGACTTCTGGTTCCATGGAATACCAGGGGTACTACGAGGCGCCGGTGTTGTATTCTTTGCATTCATTGGTTTTGATGCGGTGTCTACTGCTGCACAGGAAACCAAGAATCCGAAAAGAAATATGCCGGTAGGTATCCTTGCTTCACTGGCTATCTGTACTGTACTTTACATCCTCTTCTCTTATGTACTGACTGGTATCGCTCCTTATCAGGACTTCCTGAAACAGGGTGGTGAGGCTTCCGTTGCTTATGCAATTGATACTTATATGCCAGGCTACCAGTGGTTGTCCACATTTGTAACGGTGGCTATCCTCGCTGGTTTCTCTTCTGTTATCCTGGTGATGCTGTTAGGTCAGACAAGAGTATTCTACTCTATGTCTAACGACGGTCTGGTACCAAAAGTATTCTCCAACCTGCATCCTAAATTCCGTACGCCGTACAGATCTCAGCTGCTGTTCTTCGTTTTCGTATCCCTGTTTGCTGCATTCGTTCCGGACAGCGTTGTAGGTGATATGACGAGCATCGGTACACTGTTCGCGTTCGTACTGGTTTGTCTGGGTGTAATAGTTATGAGAAAGACTAACCCTGATCTGCCACGTGCCTTTAAAACACCAGCAGTGCCGTTCATTCCGATACTGGGCGCTATCTTCTGTCTGACGATGATTGTCAGCCTGGGTATTGAGAACTGGGCACGTCTTATCGTTTGGCTGCTGATCGGTTTCGCTATCTACTTCGGTTATAGCGTGAAGAACAGTAAAGCCAGAAAAATGAATCAGAAATAA
- a CDS encoding pyridoxal phosphate-dependent aminotransferase, producing the protein MPTISKRGEQMPPSPIRKLVPYAEAAKKNGTRVYHLNIGQPDIETPKPVLDAVRHSDFKVLEYSHSAGNESYRRKLVTYYERFGIKLNHQQIIVTTGGSEAILFAFMACLDAGDEVLVPEPFYANYNGFAIEAGVHVRTITANIETGFALPAMEAFEKAITPRTKAIMICNPNNPTGYLYSKEELSILKDLCLRHNLYLFSDEAYREFCYTGEHFSAMNLEGLEENVILMDTISKRYSACGGRIGALVTKNQTVLDAVMKFAQARLSPPSFAQIAGEAAIDLPLNYFDEIKAAYLSRRDVLVSMLNDIPGVFCPNPGGAFYAIARLPIDNSDKFCQWLLESFSYEQQTVMLSPATGFYATQGLGTDEVRLAYVLNTQDIKNAMICLAKALEVYPGRTAVKEATLAGQQ; encoded by the coding sequence ATGCCTACCATTAGTAAGAGAGGGGAGCAAATGCCACCTTCTCCTATCAGGAAGCTGGTTCCTTACGCAGAAGCAGCCAAAAAAAACGGAACCAGGGTTTATCACCTCAATATCGGTCAGCCGGATATTGAAACACCAAAACCAGTACTGGATGCAGTACGTCATTCAGACTTCAAAGTACTTGAATACAGTCACAGCGCAGGTAACGAAAGCTACCGCCGTAAACTGGTGACCTATTATGAGCGATTCGGTATCAAGCTGAACCATCAGCAGATCATCGTTACCACTGGCGGTTCTGAGGCGATTCTGTTTGCCTTTATGGCCTGCCTGGATGCAGGAGATGAAGTACTGGTTCCTGAGCCTTTCTATGCTAACTATAATGGTTTTGCAATCGAGGCAGGCGTACATGTACGTACCATTACCGCAAATATTGAAACTGGCTTTGCCCTGCCGGCAATGGAAGCATTTGAGAAAGCGATCACGCCCCGTACCAAAGCGATCATGATCTGCAATCCAAACAACCCAACCGGTTATCTATATAGTAAAGAAGAACTTTCCATATTAAAGGATTTGTGTCTTCGTCATAACCTTTACCTGTTCTCCGATGAGGCATACCGCGAGTTTTGCTATACCGGTGAACATTTCTCTGCCATGAACCTGGAAGGCCTGGAAGAAAATGTGATCCTGATGGATACCATTTCCAAACGTTACAGCGCCTGCGGGGGCAGAATCGGTGCGCTGGTGACTAAAAACCAGACAGTACTGGATGCGGTAATGAAATTCGCCCAGGCACGTCTGAGTCCTCCTTCCTTTGCGCAGATCGCCGGTGAAGCTGCGATTGATCTCCCGTTAAACTATTTTGACGAGATTAAAGCAGCATACCTCAGCCGTCGCGATGTGCTGGTGAGTATGCTGAATGATATTCCAGGCGTTTTCTGTCCGAATCCCGGAGGAGCATTTTATGCTATCGCCAGATTGCCGATTGATAATTCCGACAAATTCTGCCAATGGTTACTGGAATCGTTCTCTTATGAGCAGCAGACGGTAATGCTCTCCCCTGCTACGGGCTTCTATGCTACGCAGGGTCTGGGAACAGACGAAGTACGCCTCGCATATGTACTTAACACGCAAGACATCAAAAATGCGATGATCTGTCTTGCAAAGGCACTTGAGGTGTATCCAGGTCGTACCGCTGTGAAGGAAGCAACACTAGCCGGTCAGCAATAA
- a CDS encoding response regulator transcription factor has translation MKAGVLLVEDDHFFAKVIKSHLEKAGYLVVHCSDGEEGWNTFQERPFDICLLDVVMPGMDGFALAREIRDRNENIPIIFTTSRYMEQDKLNGFECGGDDYLVKPFNMEELLCRMDVFMKRSRLLQNDKQIVFKLGTLIFNYSEFKIYHPPTSQTINLPPKEAELLKFLCDNPNKRLKREGILLSVWGNDDFFTGRSMDVYLTRIRKHFKLDNTIKLETIHGKGLRLVIESEVCRVL, from the coding sequence ATGAAAGCAGGAGTTCTGTTAGTAGAAGACGATCATTTTTTCGCCAAAGTCATCAAAAGCCATCTTGAAAAAGCAGGCTATCTGGTAGTACATTGCTCTGACGGAGAAGAAGGGTGGAACACTTTTCAGGAACGCCCATTTGATATTTGTCTGTTAGACGTGGTTATGCCTGGAATGGATGGATTCGCCCTGGCCAGAGAGATCAGAGACAGAAATGAGAACATACCTATTATTTTCACTACCTCAAGATATATGGAGCAGGATAAACTAAACGGTTTTGAATGCGGTGGAGATGATTATCTGGTAAAGCCCTTCAATATGGAAGAGCTGCTTTGTCGCATGGACGTGTTTATGAAAAGAAGCCGTCTGCTTCAAAATGATAAACAGATCGTATTTAAACTCGGAACGCTGATCTTCAACTACAGCGAATTCAAAATCTATCATCCTCCCACCAGTCAGACCATCAATCTGCCACCAAAAGAGGCTGAACTGCTGAAATTCCTCTGCGACAATCCTAATAAACGCTTAAAGAGAGAAGGGATCTTGTTAAGTGTATGGGGTAACGATGATTTCTTCACCGGCCGTAGTATGGACGTGTACCTCACCCGTATCCGCAAGCACTTCAAACTGGATAATACCATTAAATTAGAAACGATCCATGGCAAAGGACTACGCCTTGTCATTGAAAGTGAAGTATGCCGCGTGCTCTGA
- a CDS encoding dicarboxylate/amino acid:cation symporter, with protein MKRSNRLTLFIFIAMVLGILTGYIVNVNYTEMYGGGAQQTITDNGIHGGLTGYITGLNTGRGKTGETTILKFADNISILTDIFLRLVKMIIAPLVFSTLVVGVAKLGDIKAVGRIGGKTMLWFISATFVSLFLGLILVNIMQPGHSLNLPLPDTHASSGVAASSMTLKGFFQHVFPDSVINAMAHNEILQIVVFALFFGVATAAIGTTGDIVVKFMDSVAHIMLKVTGYVMNFAPFAVFGAMAAIISQKGLGILLTYGKFIGQFYVGLAALWIVLAFAGFVVLGSRVFTLLGLVKDPLLLAFSTASSEAAYPRTMEELEKFGCDKRIVSFVLPLGYSFNLDGSMMYMTFASLFIAQAYSMHLGIEQQISMLLVLMITSKGIAGVPRASLVVIAGTLSMFNIPEAGLLLLLGVDHLLDMGRSATNVIGNAMATAVVSKWENSLGTEPAGELKEV; from the coding sequence ATGAAGAGATCCAACCGGCTTACCTTATTTATATTCATAGCCATGGTATTGGGTATCCTCACAGGATACATAGTGAACGTGAACTACACCGAAATGTACGGTGGTGGCGCTCAGCAGACGATAACTGACAACGGCATCCATGGTGGACTGACCGGGTACATCACAGGATTGAATACAGGCAGGGGCAAGACCGGAGAGACCACTATTCTGAAATTCGCAGATAATATTTCGATTCTTACTGATATATTTTTACGACTGGTAAAAATGATCATTGCTCCGCTAGTATTTTCCACGCTGGTAGTGGGTGTGGCTAAATTGGGGGACATTAAGGCAGTAGGACGTATAGGCGGTAAAACGATGTTATGGTTTATTTCGGCTACTTTCGTTTCTCTTTTCCTTGGACTGATCCTGGTAAATATTATGCAACCTGGCCACTCCCTGAACCTGCCTTTACCTGATACACATGCCAGCAGCGGGGTGGCTGCCTCCAGCATGACGCTCAAAGGTTTTTTCCAGCACGTATTTCCGGATAGCGTGATTAACGCGATGGCACACAACGAAATTCTGCAGATCGTCGTATTTGCATTATTCTTTGGCGTGGCTACTGCTGCTATCGGTACTACCGGCGATATCGTTGTGAAATTCATGGACAGCGTGGCGCATATCATGTTGAAAGTAACCGGATATGTAATGAACTTCGCCCCATTCGCCGTATTTGGCGCCATGGCGGCAATCATTTCACAAAAGGGGCTGGGCATTCTGCTGACCTACGGGAAATTCATCGGACAGTTCTATGTAGGTCTTGCTGCATTATGGATCGTATTAGCTTTTGCAGGATTTGTCGTACTGGGATCCAGGGTATTTACCTTGCTTGGTCTGGTAAAAGATCCGTTATTGCTGGCCTTCAGCACAGCAAGCAGCGAAGCGGCGTATCCGCGTACCATGGAAGAACTGGAGAAGTTCGGTTGCGATAAACGTATTGTCAGTTTCGTACTGCCATTAGGTTATTCCTTTAACCTGGACGGCTCCATGATGTATATGACTTTCGCCAGTCTCTTTATAGCACAGGCATATAGTATGCACCTGGGTATCGAACAACAGATTTCCATGTTGCTGGTACTGATGATCACCAGTAAAGGGATTGCAGGTGTACCAAGGGCTTCCCTGGTGGTAATTGCCGGTACATTATCTATGTTTAATATTCCGGAAGCCGGCTTATTGTTGCTGCTCGGCGTAGATCACCTGTTGGATATGGGACGTTCTGCAACCAACGTGATTGGTAACGCAATGGCTACTGCTGTTGTTTCCAAATGGGAAAACTCACTGGGAACCGAACCGGCAGGCGAGTTAAAGGAAGTATAA
- a CDS encoding YebC/PmpR family DNA-binding transcriptional regulator yields the protein MGRIFEVRKATMFARWDRMAKQFTRIGKDIAIAVKGGGPDPENNPALRRCIANAKGVNMPKDRVEAAIKRAMGKDKTDYEEVVYEGYAPHGVAVMVETATDNTTRTVANVRMHFNKEGGTLGNSGSVGFIFNRTGVFKIKNEGQNLEDLELELIDAGLEEIGEDSEGNIVLHTPFTEFGNMSKALEERNIIPISAELQRIPTTTVELNEEQAKEVLTLIDRLEQDDDVQQVFHNLR from the coding sequence ATGGGAAGAATATTTGAAGTAAGAAAGGCCACCATGTTTGCCAGATGGGACAGAATGGCCAAACAATTTACCAGGATAGGCAAGGATATAGCGATTGCAGTAAAAGGAGGAGGTCCTGATCCTGAAAATAACCCCGCACTCCGCCGTTGTATTGCGAACGCCAAAGGTGTTAACATGCCTAAAGACCGTGTAGAAGCGGCTATCAAAAGGGCAATGGGTAAGGACAAGACTGACTATGAAGAAGTTGTATATGAGGGATATGCTCCGCATGGCGTAGCTGTAATGGTGGAAACTGCTACAGATAACACCACCCGTACAGTTGCTAACGTGCGTATGCACTTCAACAAAGAAGGTGGTACCCTGGGTAACAGTGGTTCCGTAGGTTTCATATTTAACCGTACCGGTGTATTCAAGATCAAGAACGAAGGCCAGAACCTGGAAGACCTGGAGCTGGAACTGATCGATGCTGGTCTGGAAGAAATCGGTGAGGACAGTGAAGGCAATATCGTTCTGCACACGCCATTCACAGAGTTTGGTAACATGTCTAAAGCACTGGAAGAAAGAAATATCATTCCTATCAGTGCGGAACTGCAGCGTATTCCTACTACTACCGTAGAACTGAACGAAGAACAGGCGAAAGAAGTACTGACCCTGATCGATCGTCTGGAACAGGATGACGACGTACAGCAGGTTTTCCACAACCTCCGTTAA
- a CDS encoding thiamine pyrophosphate-dependent enzyme, with translation MIENNELTMNMESRLSFDEFRKEVLNDYRLACESREVSLLARKEVLTGKAKFGIFGDGKEVAQIAMAKYFQPGDFRSGYYRDQTFAFATGIATPEQFFSQMYADPDLANEPFSGGRQMNSHFATPNLAKDGNWLDLTSIKNTATDMSPTAAQMPRALGLAFASKLFRDVEVLKEFSKLSNNGNEICFATIGDASTSEGHFWETMNAAGVLQVPLAVFVWDDGYGISVPRKYQTTKDSISAALEGFRKTEDSNGFDIYTVKGWDYAAMCETFEAGIRKMRETHIPALFHVEEMTQPQGHSTSGSHERYKSKERLSWEKEFDCNNQMRQWILENALSDEATLLAVEAEAKTVAQNARKNAWEKYITPIRQQVQQLLSYGEAVVGLPDVNSELVKQLLKDLQANREPLRRDVLKTAASILFAHRRVKAPAMDALKQHYEHLLASEKNNYNSLLYAEGVNSVQNVPVVPAEYDNSAHPINGYEVLNKYFDQLIENNPKVFAFGEDVGKIGDVNQGFAGLQQKHGKERIFDTGIRELTIMGQGIGMALRGLRPIAEIQYLDYLIYGLQPLSDDVASLQYRTKGIQYCPIIVRTRGHRLEGIWHSGSPMSMILGSLRGMNVCVPRNMVQAAGMYNTLLAANEPALVIESLNGYRLKEKLPVNLGSFTVPLGVPEVVHEGTDITIVSYGSTLRIIEEAIQSLEKFGISCELVDIQTLLPFDINHQIVESLKKTNRILFVDEDVPGGGTAYMFQQVMELQGGYKWLDVAPRTLSAQAHRPAYGSDGDYFSKPNVEDVIRVVMEMIEE, from the coding sequence ATGATAGAAAACAATGAACTGACTATGAATATGGAAAGCCGGTTATCATTCGACGAATTTCGGAAAGAAGTACTGAATGATTATCGCCTGGCCTGCGAAAGCAGGGAAGTTAGTCTGCTGGCCCGTAAGGAAGTACTTACCGGAAAGGCCAAGTTCGGTATTTTCGGAGATGGAAAGGAAGTGGCACAGATTGCCATGGCCAAATATTTCCAGCCTGGTGATTTTCGCTCGGGTTATTACCGTGACCAGACTTTTGCCTTTGCTACAGGTATTGCCACGCCAGAACAATTCTTTTCACAGATGTATGCCGACCCTGATCTGGCGAATGAGCCATTTTCAGGAGGACGCCAGATGAATTCCCATTTTGCTACACCTAACCTTGCAAAGGATGGTAATTGGCTGGACCTGACCAGTATCAAGAATACCGCAACAGATATGTCGCCTACTGCCGCGCAGATGCCACGCGCGCTGGGGCTTGCTTTCGCATCCAAATTATTCAGAGATGTGGAAGTATTGAAAGAATTCTCCAAGCTATCCAATAACGGTAATGAAATCTGCTTCGCTACTATCGGCGACGCCTCTACATCGGAAGGACATTTCTGGGAAACCATGAATGCAGCCGGCGTACTACAGGTGCCACTGGCGGTATTTGTATGGGACGATGGTTATGGTATCTCCGTACCGCGTAAATACCAGACTACTAAAGATTCAATCAGTGCCGCACTGGAAGGATTCCGTAAAACGGAAGATTCTAACGGTTTTGATATTTATACTGTGAAAGGCTGGGATTATGCCGCTATGTGTGAAACCTTTGAAGCCGGTATCCGGAAGATGAGAGAAACACATATTCCTGCATTATTCCATGTAGAAGAAATGACGCAACCACAGGGCCACTCTACCAGTGGATCTCATGAGCGTTATAAGAGCAAGGAACGTCTGTCCTGGGAAAAGGAGTTCGACTGTAATAACCAGATGAGACAGTGGATACTGGAAAATGCCCTGTCTGACGAAGCGACCCTGCTGGCAGTGGAAGCTGAAGCTAAAACAGTCGCCCAGAATGCGCGTAAAAATGCCTGGGAGAAATATATTACTCCGATCCGTCAGCAGGTACAGCAACTGTTGAGCTATGGTGAAGCCGTGGTGGGGCTGCCTGATGTAAACAGCGAGCTGGTAAAGCAGCTGCTGAAAGATCTGCAGGCAAACCGTGAACCGTTGAGACGCGATGTGCTGAAAACAGCAGCTAGTATCCTGTTTGCACACAGACGTGTAAAAGCGCCTGCGATGGATGCACTGAAGCAGCATTATGAGCATCTGCTTGCGAGCGAAAAGAATAACTATAACTCCCTGTTATATGCAGAAGGCGTCAACTCTGTGCAGAACGTACCGGTTGTGCCGGCAGAATATGACAATAGTGCGCATCCGATAAATGGCTATGAAGTATTAAACAAATACTTTGATCAGCTGATCGAAAACAACCCGAAAGTATTCGCTTTCGGAGAGGATGTAGGTAAGATCGGTGATGTGAACCAGGGTTTTGCCGGTTTACAGCAGAAACATGGTAAGGAACGCATATTTGATACAGGTATCCGTGAGCTCACTATTATGGGCCAGGGTATCGGTATGGCGCTCCGTGGGTTACGTCCTATCGCGGAAATACAATACCTGGATTATCTGATCTATGGTCTGCAACCGCTCAGCGACGATGTGGCCAGTCTCCAATACCGTACAAAAGGTATACAGTACTGTCCTATCATCGTTCGTACCAGAGGTCACCGTCTGGAAGGTATCTGGCACTCCGGTTCTCCGATGAGTATGATCCTTGGTTCTCTGAGAGGAATGAATGTATGTGTACCACGTAACATGGTACAGGCTGCCGGTATGTACAACACCCTCCTGGCCGCTAACGAGCCTGCACTAGTGATCGAATCGCTGAATGGCTACAGGCTGAAAGAGAAACTGCCGGTGAACCTGGGTAGCTTTACGGTGCCGCTGGGCGTACCAGAAGTGGTACACGAGGGTACGGATATTACGATCGTTTCTTATGGTTCTACGCTACGTATTATCGAAGAAGCGATACAGTCTCTGGAGAAATTCGGTATTTCCTGCGAACTGGTAGATATACAGACTTTATTACCATTTGATATCAATCATCAGATTGTTGAATCACTGAAGAAGACAAACCGTATTCTCTTTGTTGATGAAGACGTTCCTGGTGGAGGTACTGCCTATATGTTCCAGCAGGTAATGGAATTGCAGGGTGGTTACAAATGGCTGGATGTTGCACCAAGAACATTGAGTGCACAGGCCCACAGACCTGCATATGGTTCTGACGGGGATTACTTCTCCAAACCAAATGTGGAAGATGTGATCAGGGTAGTGATGGAAATGATAGAAGAATAA
- a CDS encoding DedA family protein: MDQFIELFKHLINPQWIIDHGGLYLLLLIIFAETGLFVGFFLPGDSLLFVAGIYVGLLSESFYNVPFVLIMVMIALAGVIGNYVGFWFGRKSGPLLFNRKDTFFFKKKHLYQAKEFYEKYGGGAIFLARFLPIIRTFAPIVAGIVQMEQKRFMFFNIISSFCWVFSMMLAGHYLDKAFPSLKEHLELIVIILIIITTLPVLIKLFFGKSKTSTS; encoded by the coding sequence ATGGACCAGTTTATAGAGTTATTCAAGCACCTTATTAACCCCCAGTGGATCATTGATCACGGTGGACTGTATTTATTACTGCTGATCATTTTCGCAGAAACCGGCCTCTTTGTTGGTTTCTTTCTTCCAGGAGATTCATTGCTTTTTGTAGCTGGTATCTATGTCGGACTGCTGAGCGAAAGTTTTTATAACGTACCATTCGTGTTGATCATGGTGATGATTGCACTGGCGGGAGTTATTGGTAACTATGTCGGATTCTGGTTTGGCCGTAAGTCAGGCCCTCTGCTCTTTAACAGAAAGGATACCTTCTTCTTTAAAAAGAAACACCTTTACCAGGCAAAAGAATTTTATGAAAAATATGGCGGCGGCGCTATCTTCCTGGCCCGCTTCCTGCCGATTATCCGCACATTCGCTCCGATCGTAGCGGGTATCGTACAGATGGAACAGAAACGTTTCATGTTCTTCAACATCATCAGCTCTTTCTGCTGGGTGTTTTCCATGATGCTGGCTGGTCATTATCTAGATAAAGCTTTTCCTTCTTTAAAAGAACATCTGGAGCTGATCGTAATTATATTAATTATTATTACTACATTACCTGTTCTTATTAAACTATTCTTTGGAAAAAGCAAAACATCCACATCCTGA
- a CDS encoding DUF1573 domain-containing protein, with translation MKKFILSLFASMLLTTALWAQTQTGNPVDAKVKFKQETIDFGKTKLNKPVSVDFEFTNTTKEPVLIETARASCGCTTPTWTKEPILPGKKGKVTASYSANSVGQQNKTVWVRLKGVDQDKELHLTGTVEN, from the coding sequence ATGAAAAAATTTATCTTATCCCTATTTGCGAGCATGCTGTTAACCACAGCTCTCTGGGCGCAGACACAGACCGGAAACCCTGTTGATGCAAAAGTGAAATTCAAACAGGAAACTATCGATTTCGGTAAGACCAAGCTGAACAAGCCTGTTTCAGTTGATTTTGAATTCACAAACACTACTAAAGAACCAGTTCTGATCGAAACTGCCCGTGCTAGTTGCGGTTGTACTACTCCTACATGGACTAAAGAACCAATTCTGCCAGGTAAGAAAGGTAAAGTAACTGCCAGCTATAGCGCAAACAGCGTTGGTCAGCAGAACAAAACTGTTTGGGTAAGGTTGAAAGGTGTTGACCAGGATAAAGAACTTCACCTGACAGGTACAGTTGAAAACTAA